CAGCAAGCTCTTCCTCCTCGATGGCTATGGACAACATCAATCCGTCCTCATCGTCACTCGAGTCTGATGAGAACATGAACGGATCTCCGAACGTTGATAAGCTCATTGTGTAAATGTGAAATGCGGTGGCAATTATGAATCTCTACTTTGGCAGCCGCCCTCTTTATAGCGACGCAACCTTCTCGAGCAAGCAACTTGAACCTGGCTTCCCATGCAATCTACCAGGCATGCGCTTCCTAGCTTCCACAGGAAGATTCGTGACCACGAAGGTAGCAGGCATGTGGTTCTTGGCTTCCACAAGAAGAATCTTACATACGAAGCTAGCAATGAAATGTGTTTGCCTACAAAAGACCGTTTACATACAAAAAATGTGTACATATTGCTAGTTTAGTGCTTGGCGCCATGAAATGGGTAGTGTGCATGCAACTCTGCTCTTCAGATTTGTGAAAACAATGAAACAGAGAAGATAATTGTAGAGAGATCGGTGGGGGGAAAAAGTTTGGGTTAGAGGCACAGGGAGCGTTCTTTTCCTTGTACAAAATACTTGTATAGTGTTTATGTACCACATATTTCAGTCGTATGGTATGCGTCATGACAGTTACGAGGAAATTCTATAATATTGAAAGTCTATTAGGAAAGAGAATAGGGAATGAAATGTTGTTGGAGTGTAGGAACCTAAAGGGAAAGAGTCTAGGAAGGGTATCtgttggagggtgaactcctcaagcggggatccggagggacctcctttgagattcggccggggggatgattctaaatccgcttcgtaggtgaaataaatgggagtaaataagatgcaggtggaggtggaatgatcggatgcaggaagtagtaaatgcttaAGGGAttcttagataggttcgggccgcactgagcgtaacaccctactcctgtgtgtatgctataaatgctctgagaatgtctctctaaggatctgctgggttacaagaatatttgtctagtctagagcttcgtgctccttattCTTTGACTAATCTATCTTCTATGCTTTGtgtagcatctagacccctaagaaagaggtaagagtttcggtgattaatgacaaccatatcattatgactaacatttgagcttttgagcagtgtaaaggataaagaaaatttatttgacaatgatgccttgatattcttgcccgttaaaaagcttatatggacgatcaaaggaccggaacttgaaggataaggatcttctagatctaagtgtcacaaggagatgaaggacacttagagtagtataggttctatttctatttagtcttttgaccatactataaagaggggttaagagttgtagcttgacctaggtgagtctagacatagtcgatgcacaatTGTGACTTTATATTGCTAGGTCAATCTCAAAAAGCTTTTTGTTCAGTAtctagaagttagaactcaaaatggttttgaaatagataaattcagcgaaacttcaattcaccggatgatcctctgtatcagAGTGAGTTCACCGGagcaaattcctaagagttctgacttgaaaaattgttgaagaccacaccggatagtccggcgttcgagaggtgagatcaccgaagaaatagaaagcagtgaagtccagaactaattccacacaccggatagtccggcgaagCAAAAcgtgatcaccggatgaatttacacagagaggttgcaaactatcatctggcccatttcaatgcgccggatgatccgccGTAAGTCcggattaatcaccggaggtttaacggctaatagaacagttaacggctattttgtcagaagtattagcaccggatattccgatgtgaagcgtgttattcacactggaccttccggcgttaagaaaaagttctgggttgttaggcaacggctaattttcgatccttagcctataaatacccacccatttggacctctcagcatctcttgcgaccctgtagcagctcatacacttggtgtgtcatttagaagcaagagagagagagagcacttgtgtcaattctaagttcttagttgaagattaaggacttctttgagtgcttgaagagtaacaagtgtgcatctagctgttgtttaggcttggtctttgtcaagtgaagcttgaggcttgttactcttggtggttggcaacacctagacggtcttggtgatcggaagttttctcggtgagctcttggaggacttgtgggagccccgggaagagatgatgtacttggtttgatgcccgccaatccggagatggagaaggggcaatcaagagggagcacttgagtcttggtgactcaagggggagctacatccttggtggatgctccaactaGGACTAGGGGGAAATGCCAACTTcttgaaacctcgggaaaaaatcggtgttctcatctccaactatttactttcccgcattttactttgagtatctttgctattgcgagtccttctttaaaattatctctcttggttattttacttatttagttgccttgtcctagtttaaatcacgtaatcgcattctcttttatctaggctaagattttatttgtttaagcggtagaagttttaattagcgcccaattcaccccccatcttgggccattcgatcctttcacttTGGTGTTCGTCCTCTGTTGTCTTGATCTCCGATTCTCGCTCGAACTCCAACTGAACTTCCTCCATGGAGCCCGCCCTGCTTATATACCCACCGGGGCGGTAGCATGcacagaaaggatggcgcgagtttcaaggtgctataaatggaaagcaaccatcatgagcTGCTATGTGAGGTGAtggagagggttgaaaacgcgcccccgtccggtcttgttcgtcatcatgccgctttttAACGGGCgtagcggggagggcccaccgggcagccaccgagcagcccggcgtgcctgcccggtcagagcaggtctgacacagcagggcggcaggcggggtgcctcgagctctgcgacgttatcccgaggcgcgccggatgacacgcgatgggacttttgcattaaatatccccacgcctccctgccaggccgtggcagggactgacagcaagcgtggggggagcagttggaagtgacaggccacgcgccctcttaaatgcagcatcgggcctctcactagttgacacctcaccactgggccactgtggggaccaccgacgaaggacttctcaggccctcggggaactgtgagtgctcgggggctactgttcgcagccccgagcactttctcccagaaatgccctttcttggtcctcggggaaccgagtgctcgggggccacttcacggccccgagcactctctcccggaactgactgtttgggtcctcggggaaccgcgtgctcgggggccactgttcacgaccccgagcactctcccggaacttgacttttctcgtcgtcgggggacttgggtgctcggggaccactgtgcatggccccgagcaccctcttcccggtacttggttttctcgggtactcggggaactcgggtactcagggaccactgttcatggtctcgagcaccctctccagGAATTTGGTCTtttcggacctcggggagatatcccccgagggagggcgccacgtgacactctgctgttctggcctcgggactcggggacccccggttcctgtgtcaccgacaatatCCCGCCGAAAAAGGATTTTAGGGTCGGAAGGgaatgaaataaagaaaaataattggTGGTGGTCTTACCCACTGGGTGCTGCCGTGTTGCCTTAGACGCCAAAACAAACGACTTAATAAACGagcttattttatttttatatttcaaaaataaatgtcattttgaaaaaaattgtggAATCAAAAACGACAACCAcctgtataaaaaaaataaaccgaCTGCCGTCCCAACGAACGacatgttaaaaataaaaaaaattacattctattatttttaaaattcaaaatattattaaaatagttatatatttttttaaaaaattggtaGTATAGAGATATTATCATCTAGctctctaaaaattttcaatTATAGGTGACAATAGCTTAGTTATGCAGTTTTTTCAAACAGACAtctattttacaatttttttattttcgaaatataaataaaaaattcctcaATGAACCAGCTGCGCCTCCAATGTGGTTCGGGCCCACATAGACGCCAATCTTGACTGGCCCAGTTAGTGGGCCGACGTGGACGCTGACGGAAAGCCCGGCCCATATAGGGGCCCGCAGTTACGACAGGAGGCTTAGGAGAGCGAGCCCGATAGCGCGTCGTCCATTCGGGGTCTCTCTCGTCTCGTTGCGTCCGCGGCCCCTCTTCGCTCTTCCTTCCcctctcggcggcggcggcggcggaggaggagatggcgcatCGGCTGCTGCGGGACGCGCAGGCGGACGGGTGGGAGCGGTCGGACTTCCCCATCATCTGCGAGTCCTGCCTCGGCGACAACCCCTACGTCCGGATGGTGACGCatcaaaccctaaccctaccTACCCGAACGATTCCGTGTACCTGGTGGTTGGCGTGGTAGAGCGTCGTGATTCATTCGATGCGCGCCGCGGTGGTCGGGTTGATTCGTGGTTTTCGTATGCTGGGTGGGATCGGGGCCTAAGTTACGCTTCTGTTTGGGTGCCGCGTGTTGTGTTTGTAAACGCGTGGCCTTAGTTGCTTCCGTTTTAGCTCTTGATTTAGGCACTTTTCAGCAAGATATGATATCATGTCCTGGTACACTCTGTTTTCACTCTATACAACTCGCCCGATTGTTGTGCTGGGGAATCTAGGCATAGATCGCCCACAAAGGCAGCTGTCTGTTTCGGGGTTTTGCATTGCCATTCAGGTGTTGTTTCAGTAATTTCATGtcaacaaattcactaagtagCATTTGGTAAAAAGTGCGCTGATTGTTGATGGTTCTACAGGAGCATTTGGTAAAATTGAACTGCTTGATTTTTATCATATGTGCCATATAGTTGAGAAAATGAGAATTAGATTTAAGCAAGTTATACTGGCTAGCAAAACAAGATTAAATTGTAATGCAGAAGGCGGGACATGGTGTCCgggttcaagcaaagaaacaTGGATGAGAATACCATTACAGTCAAACATTTACTATTATAGTCAAACACTCCTTATTGTTGCATTTAGTTTGCTTCAGTATTTCATCTAGATACATTCAGTGTCTTACTACCTTTCTTGATCTTCTTGGCAGTTAAGAGCAGAATATGACAAAGAGTGCAAAATATGTGCACGTCCTTTTACTGTCTTCCGGTGGCGACCTGGTCGGGATGCAAGGTACAAGAAGACAGAGATCTGCCAGACATGCTGCAAGCTGAAAAATGTCTGCCAGGTCTGCCTGCTGGATCTTGAATATGGCCTACCCGTTCAGGTCCGGGATACAGCGCTTGCTATCAATTCGAACGATGCAATTCCAAGGAGTGATGTCAATCGTGAGTACTTTGCAGAAGAGCATGATCGCAGGGTATGTTGTTTTTCATAATTGAATCCTGGTGCCATTGTTAGCTACTTCTCATTATACTTGAAATCAAGTACTGGTTGTGCATGCATTAGATTTTTGTCATTTGTACTGCAGTCCATGTGTTTCCAAATACCTGTTCCATTATAGGATGACACATTAAAAATTGATGGGCTGACCTACCTTAATGTACTTAAGAAATATGAGATGGATGCACTTAAATTATAATGATAACAAAATGATACCCTAGTCTGCCATAGTGGAAGTGCCTTGCACTTACTCTTTGCTTATGTAGTCCAATATCAACTTCTTGTTGTTTGTTCCTCTTTAACCTGTGAGTAGTTGTTCCTGATGATAGGTTATGTATATAAATGTAGGCCAGAGCTGGCATAGACTATGATTCTTCCTACGGGAAGGCCCGTCCAAATGATACCATTCTGAAGCTTCAGAGGACATCACCATATTACAAGAGGAACCGAGCTCATGTTTGCAGTTTCTATGTGCGTGGTGAATGTACAAGAGGTGCTGAGTGCCCATATCGACATGAGATGCCTGAAACCGGCGAGTTATCTCAGCAGAACATCAAAGATCGTTACTATGGGTACGTGATGGTGCTATGCATACATAATTTAAAGTTATATGTTCGTGGTTCTCTGCGTGTATTATTATGCCACATTCATAGGTCACCTATTATCATATACGAGTTAGAACTTGACGTATATATATAAACCAGAGACTACGTTTGAGAGATTGGcccttttttatttatattgttTATGATGTTGAATATGTTTCAGCGTGTGCCAATTGTTACATTGTGGTGTCTAATGGATTTGTTACTTTTCATTAAGCCAGATACTTTGCATCACTATATTGTCATCATGTGTTCATGAAGTCCGTCCTAGTTCTTTTTGGAGTCTCTTGCAAAAACTAGCAGATAGCTACCTATCATGCAATGCTTTGCTTGTATTAGACTTGAATTTTAGCTGGCATATCGAAAGATGCATATTAACCTTTTATTTATCTCTGTTGTTGGGACATGCAATTTTTAGTTTATATCGACTTTAAGATGATACCACCAAAAAATTAGAGGTCTCCAGTTTCTGGGGATGGATACAAGCATCTGCATGGTTAACTCACCTGAATACAAATTTCATTGCTCATGTGCATGGATGCACAAAATGAAAGAACCCTTTATAGTTCTTCCATCTGTGTGGTCACGAAACTATCCAAAACTTGTTTGTAAAGTTGAACTCGCAGCTGTTTCTTGGGAAGCGGTTTCCCAGCAATTGTGCTCTAGTTATGCTAAACACTGATGTTCTTAGGATCAAGTTAATGAGTTGGGACTGAGTTAATCCTTGTTACAAACTGCTGACTGAATGTATCTATTTACTTTACTTAATTATCAATGTTCATTGTTTCCTCTGCCTTGGTTTCTGACAGTCCCTTTTTACTCTCTGCAGAGTTAATGATCCAGTTGCACTGAAACTTTTGAGCAAGGCTGGTGAGATGCCATCCCTGACACCGCCAGATGATGAGAGTATAAGGACTCTCTACATTGGTGGACTCGATAGCAGAGTAACTGAGCAAGATTTGAGGGATCAGTTTTATGCCCATGGTGAGATTGAGTCCATAAGGATGGTACTTCAACGTGCATGTGCATTTGTGACATACACTACAAGAGAAGGCGCTGAGAAGGCTGCAGAGGAGCTTGCTAACAAGCTAGTCATCAAGGGTGTGCGCCTGAAGCTCATGTGGGGTAAGCCTCAGGCTCCAAAACCAGAGGAAGATGAAGCTGGGAGGCAAGGGCATGTTGCCCATGGAGGATTGCTCCCTAGGGCTGTAATATCTCAGCAGCAGAGCGGCGACCAACCTCAACCACCTGGGATGGAAGGCCAACAGCAACCAGCACCAGCATCATACTACTTCAACATTCCAGCACCACCAGCAGCAGAGCGGACTATATATCCTTCCATGGATCCCCAGAGGATGGGTGCTCTGGTCAAGACACAGGACAGCGAAGGCAAACCAGGGCCACAACCAGCTGGGCAAGCTCAGCCATCAAGCAGCTCGGCACAGAGCTATCCTGCGCCACCTCCATACTACCATGGTCAGTACCCACCATACTATCCACCATATGGTGGCTACATGCCTCCACCTCGCATGCCGTACCCACCGCAGTATCCACTATATCAGCCGATGCTAGCACCACCAGCACAAGGACAAGCTAGTTCATCCCAACAACCAGGGCAAGCAGCAGGACAGCAGCAGCCGCCTCATGGTCCTCCtgctcagcagcagcagcctcatGGCCCTCCAGCTCAGCAGCAGCCAGCTCAGAACTGAAGTTCTTAAAGATGTTGAATATTGCTACCGTTGTAATTTCCGGAATTTGCTCTGCAGGAGAATGTAACCCTTGTTGGTTATCAACTTTTGTATTTCCTAAATTGTGATTAACAACAATACTTTGTAGTATTGCTTATCTGGATTTTAAACCGAGGGATATACTGGATTTATCCTGGCACTAGATTTTGTGTTGTCAATTatgccttctgagcattgtgtTTATCCTTTAGGGAAGATATATAAAAGCCTTCATCTTTTTTTCCAGATTGAGTTACCAACTCAGGCGCAAAAACTACTGCCACCAGCTTATATTTGACGCCTGTAAATATGAAGCAGCATCGAAACATGTCGTTTGCCGCAACTTGTAAAAACTACTTGCCACTTGGATACCGACGCCCGCGTATAATTGACGTCTGTAAATGTGAAGCAGCAATGGAACTTGTTGCATGCCTGCACAAGGACCCGGTAATCTTGCACCAGTTCCTTCCGTCGATCATAGGATGATCTAAAAACTTGGTACGTACGACTTGTTCTTCTAGCTGCATGTTTGTCAGATCCGTGTCGTCATTTGACCTGCTTGTCTCTGATAACGGTATTCTTTTTGGTCACCGATTATATTCGATGGAAGCACAACTAACTTCACTGCTGGCTGCTGAGGCAGGAGCTGACAATTTTGGAAGGAAGTGAACATGTCTCGTTGAATAGGTAGGAACGGCCCTTAGATCTTAAACCAAACCAATGACATTTGTTGGGTAGATTAATTACAATCGTGATCGAAGACAAGTAGTCACACGCACGCATGCACACGTGAGTATTCACGTGATCGAACATGCTGCAGGCGTCCTTGGctgcatacaattttttttttttaacaccggaCCTCTTTTACCTAGGATCTTTATTGAAGGCCACCGGAGGTGTGACGTTCGGGATCGAATCCTGGTGAGCTCAGCTCTACCACTTACCTTTACCACTGAACTCCTTGCCCGCTCgcatataattcttttttcCATCCGGCATGGGTCTTGTTGGCctagttcaaaaaaaaaaagttccacCATAACTAAATAActaagaaaataaactagcaaTTAGGTGGAATGACACTTTTAATAGGTGGAGTGGGTTTTGggttgaaaaaagaaaagaaagaatgcATCCTAAACAAAACTTGTCACGATGGTGCAAGGTACTTGTGGGTACCTAGACCCTGAGTACATGCAAGGCTGCCAGCTCACAGATAAGAGTGACGTGTACAGCTACGGCGTTGTTCTCCTAGAGCTGACATGTACACCGGCAAGAAGGCGTTCAACCTTGAAGGCCCTGAGAATGAGAGGAGCTTTTCGATGAGATTCTTGTGCGCTATGAAGGAGGGCACACCCATGGACGTCATAGGGAGTAGTTTCTTGGAAGCATCAAGAATAATAATGACCTTGGGTTGCTCGAGGAGGCCGCAGAGCTTGCGAGGCAGTGCCTGGAGATGACAGGCGAGAGGCGGCCTTGGATGAACGAGGTCGCCGAGAAGCTTGACCAGCTGAGGAAGGTCGTGCAGCACCCGTGGGGGCAACATGACCCTGAAGAGATGGAGAGCTTGGAGATGGTCAGCACCGGAAATCAGTCCGGACGCTAGACTTAGCCCCATCATACCACAGATTCATAGTGATCAtgttatgtgtatgtatatactCCTACTTCTTTTTTCAGGGTAATGTATGTACTTTTTTTCCATGGTTACATTGCTTTGGGTGAAGTGAGTGATCTGATTTGCTTGGATACCATAAATAGACTTTTTTTTTGCAGTAACTAAAATTGTTTGTCTCTCTTGTTATTCTTGAGAGAAATAAAGGTTTCCCTTTTGGCCCCTCTTTTCACCCCCTGTCCTTTCAATTTTTCTTCCCTGAACTAGTGAAGCCGGACTGCCTGAATGCTGGACAACCAGATGGCCTGCCTGCTGGAGTTTGGACGTTGAGACCTGAGCCCACCATATTACCATGTTGATCATCTTGTATAGTTGTATTCACGCATGTAAGTTCCATTGCTTTGGGGGCCGAGATCTGGTTTGCTTGGTTACCACTGTTGGCGGTTCGCCGTAACTAAAATAGttcaatatcttttgttatttcTTCGAATGTTTCTCTTTCTGCTCTCTTgtcctttctctcttttcttggAGGAGTATGAATATTCCAATTTTGTAAATTGTTTATTGGATTTCATGTCGTGTTAAGCCTCTGTACAATTTGTCATTATGAGTTTATGACCTCTCCGAAATCACTGGCATGCTCCCTgttctcaagaagaaggattCGGTGGGGAACACACTGGACCACGAGTGAGAATTAGATCTGAGCAAAGTGGGCGATCCAGCCAGAGCCCGGCTTGCTACGAAATTTACAGCCCACCGTGATTACAGGGCCGGACCTTGGTAGAGGTTCCAGGCCCCGGTATTACTTAGGTCTAGTGAGAACAgtattctgaattttttttatatttttaaaaataaaaattgcaaatatatgcatCGGTTTTTGAAAATTGCAGATATAGATATGTTGCCTTCCAATGGcgacatatttaaaaataaaaaatattacgttCCAAtgctttaaaattcaaaatattatcgaaatagtcataaaaaactATATGGTGTAGAAGATATTATCATAtagcttaaaaaaaatcaactcaaacaattatttgtgcaatgagaaataaaaaatataaatttcaggactgaaatttgtattttttgtttgtCACTCTTGACAGATCCTGATATTTGTCTTCAagttgtaaaaaaaatacaaacttTATCATTTTTTAAGCTCCGTAGCTTCGATTTTCAATATGCATTGTGTGAGTACTGTATGTGATGGTGTAAGTATTTACGTGCGTCTATAAATTGTATGagtgtttataaaaaaaatgttttctaAGTGTCCGAGAGATAGATTGGTCCATAGAATTTTTTCAATAAAGAAAGGCATAAAAACCTGAAAAATGGACGGAGGCCGTGTGTCCATCGACAAGGGCAGCGATGGTCGCGATGGCGACACTCAGCGCAACATGTCCGCGAGGGCAGAAACCACCGACAACCCGTGAGGACACATCGCTCGATGTGCGATGGTCGAAGGTGGAGGGCGACATCGAGGTTCGGAGAGTTTGACATCGCGCGGAGGGTGGGCTCAACACCCGGAGGAGACACGGGCGGATATGTCGGGCACAACGCATGGCAACGGGGGCAGCGACAGGGAGCACATGGTGAGTTTGGCTCTCCTCCCAATCCCTCAAACTTCTAGCACTACCTGCTTCCTAGGGAAATTAAGTTTTTGCCACTCTCTTCGTTTGCCACTCTTCAAATACCATCTACTTTATTGTCTCTGCATATTTGCCACTGGAGAGAGGAAAACTCTTAATCGTGTGCCATTTTAGCCTATTTTCGCTGCCACTTGGGGGCGATCCAACATGCAATGCATGGAAAATGACTTCTCTCTACCCCTGGTTGTGAGTGGGAGGTGCTAACGGAGCTACGAGAGCCCGACAAGTCTAGCCACCGTGCCGTCGCCAAGTACATCGCCGACCACTTCTCGGGCCTCCCCGCTCGCCACGACACGCTCCTCTCTGTCCACCTTTGGTGCTTCAAGCCCCAGGGCCTCcatgctctccctctcccacccgCACCTGCACCCCAACATGTCCTTCACCGCACTGCGCCACCGCACACCCCATGACCGGAAGCTCATCTTCACCACACCCTGTGACCAGAAGCTCCTCTTCACCCCGTCCAGCTCTACTAGCCCTTCCACCTGCTGCTATCGCCTTGCCGGCCAACTACCGCAACCTCAACCTTGGTCAGCGGCTCGAGGTCCTCCGGGACCGCATGGGCCAGTGGCATGAGTACGCGCCCCTCATCTCCGCACTCGCCTGGGACGGGTTCACGCTGTTGTCCATCGAGGAGGCCACTGGGATCTTCGGTGTCGAGCAGAATCTCCTCCTCATGGCAGCGCAGGTCCGCGACTCGCTCCTCAATGAGAAGGCATTCCTGACCAACCTTGTCCCCTTCTTCGACCACTACAACACGCCCGAGCTGTAGTTCATCAATGCCTGCCAGCGCACCAACACCGCTAAGCACGCCATCGACAACCGGCTCGACCCCAAAGGGCATGCGGGAGCTAGCGCGCTCGATGAAGGACTTCCCGCACCATCGTGGGGATGACAACTGGGAGGCCTTCACAAGGGGCGTCCCCTGCCGACTACCTTGCTTACGCGCGGTTCCGCCAGTCGTGGGAGGCCATCGACGTTGAGGACCAAATCGCGGAGCTTGAGCACGCGCTACAAGTGGTCGAGACTGAGGCGGCCAGGACGCGAGTGAAGCTCGAGATGGAGCAGGCCAAGAAGAAGGCCACCGGGGAGGCAGTGGAGGATGCTAAGGATGACCCCAGCACGAGCCTCGTGGTGATGGTGGTGTGGCTTCAGTACGGCGAGGTGGCCGTGGTGCAGGAGATGGACAGCGTCGCGGTCGTGCTGCCTCACCATCTCCGTTGTCATCGCATGGGAGGAGGACACTACTACCTCGCGAGGCGAAGGCaccaacggcggcggcgacagcaATGTCAGACGACTCAGACGATAACGAtgcgagaggaggagggggcaaGGGCAGCGatagcggggggggggggggcaggggtAGCGACAAAGGAGGGCAGCGGCAACGGCTAGAGTAGCACACGACTCGAACAGGAGCCCCCTCGAACAGAATCAGCCAAGCTGAAATAGAAGGGAAGGGGCAACTTCATCATTTCTCTTATCTTGCCATGTTGGAGTGTCCAGTAGCGGGAAAAAGGAGATAAAAGTGGCACATTAGTAAAAGTTTTTCTCTCTCCGATAACCAATATATAAAGACAATGAAGTAGGTAGTATTTGAAGGGTGGCCAACGAAATGAGTGACAAAAACTTAATTCCCCCCGCTTCCTATCCAAAACCCTTATCTATCCCCAGTTCCCAGTCCACCAACGGGACAAAGGATTGAACTGTGCTGCTTTCAGTCGGAGAAAACAATGGATCGAATTATTCCTCGTGTCCTTGTCCCGTTGCAATCCAGATTCTGCGTTGAATTGTGGCGTGACCTCTATAATTTTCGACCTAGCCAATCCAAACAACATTGTGCGTTGAATCTAGTGTGGCGTGACGCAGACTTCAGACAGAGGCAACACGAGTTGTAAAACGGTTTACTACAGTTCGTCCAATTAATGTACATTTTCTTGGGATCCTTTCAGTGCGGTCACAAACTCACAATAACAGAACTTGTCAATAGTACCAATCCACCAACTGAACAATAAACAATGTATTGAATTATTCCTTATGAGTGCTAGTCCTATTGCAATCCAGATCCTGCCTTGAATTGAGTGTGGCATCAACTCCAAAGTTTTTGACCTAGCCAAacaaagattttttaaaaattaatattattttaatgaaaaaatgtAAAATTAGTATCAGATTTGgcaaaattgcaagaataaaaACATGTCGGTATGTGCAAAGGCGAGTTGAGGATTTCAGTATGTGCAATGCCGATTAGGGCCTATCAGTGTTCCCTATGCTGACTAAAGGTGTCGTCACAGGGAACACCGTTAAACTTTTATTCTCGTAATCTGgtgttatttttaaattttccattaaaaataagaattgaaaaaaaatcgcCAAACAAAACCATGCGTTAAATTAAGTGTGGCATGGCATCAAATTTGGAGAGAGACAGCACGAGTTATATGGTATTCAGtacatttatttaattcatGCGCGCCAGTATACAGCTTCTTTAATTGCTTTATTTAATTGTATGCTTACATACTTTGAAGG
The sequence above is drawn from the Phragmites australis chromosome 10, lpPhrAust1.1, whole genome shotgun sequence genome and encodes:
- the LOC133930786 gene encoding zinc finger CCCH domain-containing protein 49 encodes the protein MAHRLLRDAQADGWERSDFPIICESCLGDNPYVRMLRAEYDKECKICARPFTVFRWRPGRDARYKKTEICQTCCKLKNVCQVCLLDLEYGLPVQVRDTALAINSNDAIPRSDVNREYFAEEHDRRARAGIDYDSSYGKARPNDTILKLQRTSPYYKRNRAHVCSFYVRGECTRGAECPYRHEMPETGELSQQNIKDRYYGVNDPVALKLLSKAGEMPSLTPPDDESIRTLYIGGLDSRVTEQDLRDQFYAHGEIESIRMVLQRACAFVTYTTREGAEKAAEELANKLVIKGVRLKLMWGKPQAPKPEEDEAGRQGHVAHGGLLPRAVISQQQSGDQPQPPGMEGQQQPAPASYYFNIPAPPAAERTIYPSMDPQRMGALVKTQDSEGKPGPQPAGQAQPSSSSAQSYPAPPPYYHGQYPPYYPPYGGYMPPPRMPYPPQYPLYQPMLAPPAQGQASSSQQPGQAAGQQQPPHGPPAQQQQPHGPPAQQQPAQN